One bacterium genomic window, CACGATTCGCGTGTGCGCGGCTCCTCCCGAACCAGCGTGGCTGGCGAACATCAAAGTCTCGAGCGGAGGCTGGCCGACTTTGAACAGGAGTGCGGCGAAGATCGCGATCGGGATTCCGATGGACTCCGTACGCAAGATTCTGGGCCGCCCTGCCAACGATACCGGGGTGATTTGGGACTATCCACACGGCGAGGACGAACTCCGGGTCGTATTTGCGCTGGGTCTTGTTGACACGATGAACGTCAGTATGTCTGAATCGCTGAGGCGGAGTCTGACGACGCCGCTCGACAAGTATATCCTTCCTACTCTGGCGGCAAAGGAGCCGGAGGATAGTGACAGCGTCCGCCGGACGTACCCGGAGGACGGAATCACAATCTTCTACAGGTCCGGTGCTGTATCCGGGTTCAGTTTCTATCCTCCCCGCGCAGAAGCGCCGTGGGTCGCCGCGCTAAGGGCGAAGTGGCGCACTCTCTTTTCCCCTTCGCCGGCCAGCCTCGCTCTTCTGACTCCGAATGCAATCGAGCAGATACTCGGCCCTCCCGGGCGTGAGGGGAATGACTCGATGGTCTATGAAGACCGTGGAAGTCGGCTGGTATTCTCTCTTTCCGGGGGCGAGACCGACACGATTGTTCTCACCCTCGCCGGGGCTCTGCAGCGCACGTTCCCCGGTCTTAGAACTCGGGAAGATGCCGAGAACATGTATGGCAAAACCGAGTCCCTGGCAGTCCCGGACGGCGGTTGGAAGCTCGTGTACGCCGACTCCGGGCTAAGGCTGGTGTTTGACTCACAATATCTGAACAGCGTCCGCAGGTACTATCCCGAGTACTACAACATGGTGCTGGTTCCGGCAGGACGTTTCTGTCTGGGCACCTCAGACCTGCAGCGTAGGGAGATGTCCGGGAACCCTGACTGGAGGAAGAAGGACTTTGGGAATGAGATGCCGCAAAAGGGCGTGTACCTCGACAGCTTCTACATAGACAAGTATGAGGTTTCGAACGGTCAGTTCCTCAGGTTTCTCAGGAGCGGAAACAAGGTGCAGGGCGACTCGAACGGGGTAATTCACGGACTGAGCAATTGCCCGGTAGCAGGCGTGACCTGGAATGACGCCGCGGCGTACGCAAAATGGGCGGGCAAGAGGCTTCCTACTGAGATGGAGTGGGAAAAGGCTGCTCGGGGCACGCAGGGCTGGTCGTTCCCCTGGGGCATCAGTTATTTCGACGGTGACGTCTCGTGGCGCGCCAACTACAGACGCGGCGACTCTCTGAATGGCACGCTCGTTCCAGTGGACAGCTTGTCTGGTGGTAAGAGTGTCTACGGCGCGTACAACATGGCTGGGAATGTCGTAGAGTGGTGCGCCAATCCATATGTCTCGAGATACTATGACAACGTAGACACGTTAAGACCGAAAGGCCCGCAGAACTTTCGCGGCGATTCGCTGGCTTCGGTCAGAGGAGGGTCTTTTCAGACTCCGCTCTTCGAGTTGCGTTCCGCCTACAGACATGGACTACCGAAGAACGCGACGCGGTCGGACGTTGGATTTCGATGTGTGAAAGATGTCAATGTGAAGAAGGAGACAAAGTGAAACGACACCTAGCGTTGGGTATGCTGGCGATGGCGTTGCTGGCGATACATGCGAGCGGGCAGACGGCTGCGGCTCCCGACAAGCAGGCGACCGGGCAAACGCCGGCCAGAACCGGTAAGCAGGAGAGCGGGCAGCCAGCCGCCGGAACTAGCAGGACCGTTGCGGCTCCAGCCCGCGTTGTTGTGGATAGTGTGAAGATTCCCCAGTTGATTGCCTACCAGGGGAAGCTGACATATGCCACCGGCCAGCCGGTCAACGACGGTAGGTACGCGATTGTGTTCTCGCTCTACGCTGACGCCACCGGTAGTTCATACTGGTGTGAGACACAGACAGTCGAGACAAAGGGCGGGCTTTTTAACGTGATTCTCGGCGACGACCCGTCCAACCCAGTTGACTCCGTTCCTCAGGCGGGCGGATGCTACCTTGGGGTCAGGATGCTATCGTCCGACTCCGCGTTTCGCCGCCAGAGGATTGCTAGCGTCCCATTCGCCTTCCAGACGAGCAACTCAGACAAAGTGCAGGGACAGAATCTGGCAGGCCTGGATACTCGCTACGTGAATGAGGGGCAGGACGCTAGCGGTGACCTAGCCGGCACCTACCCTAGCCCTACGTTGGCCGCAGTCGCGGGCCTGATCCCTGGAGCCTACGGCGACTCAACGCACGTGGGCAAGTTCACGGTGGATTTGAAAGGGCGACTGACCAGCGCCGGGAGCGTAGCCCTCAAGGCCGTGCCGCCGGATAGCGCGCCGCTGAGTTCGGGTAAGATCTGGGTCGGAAATGCCGGCGGCAAAGCTGTGCCGGTGACGGTGAGTGGCGACGCCGCGCTGGACAACACGGGCAAACTAACGCTGGCCAAGTCTGGTGTCACAACGGGGACCTATGGCGATTCGGTGCATGTAGGCAAGTACACGGTGGACAGCACCGGGCGGCTGACAAGCGCCACCAGTGTAGCCCTCAAGGCCGTGCCGCCGGATAGCGCGCCATTGGCTGCAACCAAGATCTGGATCGGTAACGCCAACAACAAGGCGAGTGCGGAGTCATTGAGTGGCGATGCCTCGTTGAGCAACGCCGGCGTGTTGACGCTAGGTAACACCTCCGTGACGTCTGGCAGCTACGGCAACGCGACGCAGGTTGGAACGTTCACAGTTGACTCCAAGGGACGTCTGACTGCGGCTGGCAGCACGACCATCAGCGGCGTACCGCCAGGTGGTGCTGCTGGTGGCGACCTGGCAGGTAGCACTTATCCCAACCCGACGATTGCCGCGGGCGCGGTTACATCCGCAAAGATACTCGACGCTACGATTGCGGCGGCCGACCTGGCGACTACCGGCGTCACAGCGGGCACGTACGGCAGCGCAACACAGGTTTCCCAGGTTACGGTCAACAACAAGGGTCAGGTGACGGGCGCGGCTA contains:
- a CDS encoding formylglycine-generating enzyme family protein; amino-acid sequence: MNRSAAKIAIGIPMDSVRKILGRPANDTGVIWDYPHGEDELRVVFALGLVDTMNVSMSESLRRSLTTPLDKYILPTLAAKEPEDSDSVRRTYPEDGITIFYRSGAVSGFSFYPPRAEAPWVAALRAKWRTLFSPSPASLALLTPNAIEQILGPPGREGNDSMVYEDRGSRLVFSLSGGETDTIVLTLAGALQRTFPGLRTREDAENMYGKTESLAVPDGGWKLVYADSGLRLVFDSQYLNSVRRYYPEYYNMVLVPAGRFCLGTSDLQRREMSGNPDWRKKDFGNEMPQKGVYLDSFYIDKYEVSNGQFLRFLRSGNKVQGDSNGVIHGLSNCPVAGVTWNDAAAYAKWAGKRLPTEMEWEKAARGTQGWSFPWGISYFDGDVSWRANYRRGDSLNGTLVPVDSLSGGKSVYGAYNMAGNVVEWCANPYVSRYYDNVDTLRPKGPQNFRGDSLASVRGGSFQTPLFELRSAYRHGLPKNATRSDVGFRCVKDVNVKKETK